From the Rhodoferax mekongensis genome, one window contains:
- a CDS encoding DUF2834 domain-containing protein, translated as MNKALLIFVLVVFAALTGYTLMHYGGLFAWLAFYTRDPASWQIFADLVITMCLLLVFMKRDAQANGRPFVPWAVFSLAVGSFGPLLYFITAKKRVAE; from the coding sequence ATGAACAAGGCTTTGTTGATCTTCGTACTCGTTGTGTTTGCTGCCCTGACCGGCTACACGCTGATGCACTACGGCGGGCTGTTCGCGTGGCTGGCGTTTTACACACGCGACCCGGCCAGCTGGCAGATATTTGCCGACCTGGTGATCACCATGTGCCTGCTGCTTGTGTTCATGAAGCGCGATGCACAAGCCAACGGCCGCCCCTTTGTGCCGTGGGCGGTGTTCAGCCTGGCGGTAGGTTCGTTTGGGCCACTGCTGTATTTCATTACCGCCAAGAAGCGGGTGGCGGAGTGA
- a CDS encoding helix-turn-helix transcriptional regulator — translation METSTIHPSNVQPDSLQTTLQTTLQTARKSKRLSQLELALRMGVSQRHVSFVESGRAQPSRELLLSWLHELQAPLALRNVALQQAGFAPVYRGSELADAVLAPVRDALARLLQAHDPMPAMVMDAAWNVLHMNRGAQWLATTLMPWVAELPSGTPINMIDAMLHPEGMTKHITNLEEVAPALLAHMRDDASVVPDILPRVEQLAQQMQQRLGKRVLAAWPRQMAPVLTTRFATRHGELAFFSMFSTFGTPQDITLASLRVEHVFPADEATRAVLTAQLSQMGS, via the coding sequence ATGGAAACCAGCACCATCCACCCGTCTAACGTCCAGCCCGACAGCCTGCAAACCACCCTGCAAACCACCCTGCAAACTGCGCGCAAGTCCAAGCGCCTGAGCCAGCTGGAACTGGCCCTGCGCATGGGCGTGAGCCAGCGGCATGTGAGCTTTGTGGAAAGCGGCCGCGCCCAGCCCAGCCGCGAGCTCCTGCTGAGTTGGCTGCACGAATTGCAAGCGCCGCTGGCCCTGCGCAACGTGGCGCTGCAACAGGCCGGCTTTGCCCCGGTTTACCGCGGCAGCGAGCTGGCCGACGCCGTGCTCGCTCCGGTGCGCGACGCGCTGGCCCGGCTGCTGCAAGCGCACGACCCCATGCCCGCCATGGTGATGGACGCCGCCTGGAACGTGCTGCACATGAACCGCGGCGCCCAGTGGCTGGCCACCACCCTCATGCCCTGGGTGGCTGAATTGCCCTCCGGCACGCCCATCAACATGATCGACGCCATGCTGCACCCCGAGGGCATGACGAAACACATCACCAACCTCGAAGAAGTGGCCCCCGCCCTGCTGGCCCACATGCGCGACGACGCCAGCGTGGTGCCCGACATCCTGCCCCGCGTCGAGCAGCTGGCGCAGCAAATGCAGCAGCGCCTGGGCAAGCGGGTGCTGGCAGCCTGGCCGCGCCAGATGGCGCCGGTGCTCACCACCCGCTTCGCCACGCGGCACGGCGAGCTGGCGTTCTTCAGCATGTTTTCCACCTTCGGCACCCCGCAAGACATCACGCTGGCATCCCTGCGGGTGGAGCATGTGTTCCCGGCGGACGAGGCCACGCGGGCAGTGTTGACCGCGCAACTAAGCCAAATGGGCAGCTAG
- a CDS encoding homoserine dehydrogenase produces MYQDHFNLSAGSPAGRAAPAAPAPLRVGLLGLGTVGGGTLAVLLRNAELIAARAGRRIEVRLVAVRNLPRAAATLAQLLGESSSARVQLTDDTQALIHNPEVDVVVEVMGGTTLARTLVLQAIANGKHVVTANKALLAEHGSEIFAAAQARGVVVAYEGAVAVSIPIIKALREGLTANRIEWVAGIINGTTNFILSAMRERGLSFATALAEAQALGYAEADPAFDVQGIDAAHKLTLLAANAFGVPPQLADVQVHGITGLDAADVAFAERWGYRVKLLGIAKRRGNALELRVHPTLLPTDHLLAQVHGSMNAVMVKSDAAGITLYYGAGAGAEPTGSAVIADLVDLTRSASLPPAQRVPALGFQSGALSAMPVVAADDVQNAFYVRLDLSRPDATLPRVLQALALAGVQVQRMEVLPHPADAVQPCLVLLTQPLALRELRPALQAVEAWPEVLGYANVLRVESLV; encoded by the coding sequence ATGTACCAAGACCACTTCAACCTTTCCGCTGGCAGCCCTGCCGGTCGCGCAGCCCCTGCAGCGCCTGCGCCCTTGCGCGTAGGCCTCTTGGGGCTGGGCACAGTAGGCGGCGGCACTCTGGCCGTCTTGCTGCGTAATGCGGAGTTGATTGCCGCGCGCGCCGGCCGCCGCATCGAGGTGCGCCTGGTGGCCGTGCGCAACCTGCCCCGCGCGGCCGCCACGCTTGCGCAACTGCTGGGCGAATCGAGCAGCGCGCGCGTGCAGCTCACCGACGACACCCAGGCCCTGATCCACAACCCCGAGGTGGATGTCGTAGTCGAGGTCATGGGCGGCACCACGCTGGCCCGCACCCTGGTGCTGCAGGCCATTGCCAACGGCAAGCACGTGGTCACCGCGAACAAGGCGTTGCTGGCCGAGCACGGTAGTGAGATCTTTGCCGCAGCCCAGGCGCGCGGCGTGGTCGTGGCTTATGAAGGCGCGGTGGCGGTGAGCATCCCCATCATCAAAGCGTTGCGCGAAGGGCTCACCGCCAACCGCATCGAGTGGGTGGCGGGCATCATCAACGGCACCACCAACTTCATCCTCTCCGCCATGCGCGAGCGCGGCCTCAGCTTTGCCACGGCGCTGGCCGAGGCCCAAGCCCTGGGCTACGCAGAGGCCGATCCCGCCTTCGACGTGCAAGGCATCGACGCTGCCCACAAGCTCACCCTGCTGGCTGCTAACGCCTTTGGTGTGCCGCCGCAGTTGGCCGATGTGCAGGTGCACGGCATTACCGGTCTGGACGCGGCAGACGTGGCCTTTGCCGAGCGCTGGGGCTACCGTGTGAAGCTGCTGGGCATTGCCAAGCGGCGTGGCAACGCGCTGGAGCTGCGCGTGCACCCCACGCTCTTGCCCACAGACCACCTGCTGGCCCAGGTGCACGGCAGCATGAATGCGGTCATGGTCAAGAGCGATGCAGCGGGCATCACCCTGTACTACGGCGCTGGTGCGGGGGCTGAGCCAACCGGCTCAGCCGTCATTGCCGATCTGGTGGACCTGACCCGCAGCGCCAGCTTGCCGCCGGCGCAACGTGTGCCCGCGCTCGGTTTTCAGAGCGGTGCACTGTCGGCCATGCCGGTGGTGGCGGCTGACGATGTGCAAAACGCCTTCTATGTGCGGCTGGACCTGAGCCGCCCGGATGCCACCCTGCCGCGCGTACTGCAAGCGCTGGCTCTGGCTGGTGTGCAGGTGCAGCGCATGGAGGTACTGCCCCACCCGGCTGATGCGGTGCAACCCTGCCTGGTGCTGCTCACCCAGCCACTGGCTTTGCGCGAGCTACGTCCCGCCTTGCAAGCGGTTGAGGCCTGGCCCGAAGTGCTGGGTTATGCGAATGTGCTGCGGGTGGAAAGCTTGGTTTAG
- a CDS encoding VOC family protein, whose translation MQLGYTILYVPDVPATLKFYEAAFGLTTRFLHESGDYGELETGSTALAFSTHSLMQQLGKNPQAASPTAPCFEIALCTPDVAAALERAIAAGAKPMRPLEVMPWGQTIAYVADINGFLVELCTPMG comes from the coding sequence ATGCAACTCGGCTACACCATCCTCTACGTCCCCGACGTACCCGCCACGCTCAAGTTCTACGAAGCGGCCTTCGGGCTGACCACCCGCTTTCTGCATGAGAGTGGCGACTACGGCGAGCTGGAGACGGGCAGCACCGCGCTGGCGTTTTCAACCCACAGCCTGATGCAGCAGCTGGGCAAAAACCCGCAGGCGGCCAGCCCCACGGCGCCCTGCTTTGAGATTGCGCTGTGCACCCCCGATGTAGCCGCCGCACTGGAGCGCGCCATAGCTGCAGGGGCCAAGCCCATGCGCCCCCTGGAGGTAATGCCCTGGGGCCAGACGATTGCTTATGTGGCTGATATCAACGGCTTTTTGGTGGAGCTGTGCACGCCCATGGGCTGA
- a CDS encoding nuclear transport factor 2 family protein: MSTPETPRPPLPPFDAESAALKVRLAEDGWNSQDPARVALAYTPDSVWRNRSEFLQGREQITAFLTLKWRRELDYRLVKELWAFAGNRIAVRFAYEWHDAQGQWFRSYGNENWEFNPQGLMQRRIASINDLPIAEADRKLRWSGARRPDDYPSLSELGL, encoded by the coding sequence ATGTCCACTCCCGAAACACCCCGGCCACCGCTGCCTCCGTTCGATGCCGAGTCCGCGGCTCTCAAAGTCCGGCTCGCTGAAGACGGCTGGAACAGCCAGGACCCCGCGCGCGTGGCGCTGGCCTACACGCCTGACAGCGTGTGGCGCAACCGCAGCGAATTTCTACAGGGCCGCGAACAGATCACCGCTTTTCTGACCCTCAAATGGCGCCGCGAGTTGGACTACCGCCTAGTCAAAGAGTTGTGGGCTTTTGCGGGCAACCGCATCGCTGTGCGCTTTGCCTACGAATGGCACGACGCACAAGGTCAGTGGTTCCGCAGCTACGGCAACGAAAACTGGGAATTCAACCCGCAAGGCCTGATGCAACGCCGCATTGCCAGCATCAATGACCTGCCCATTGCCGAGGCTGACCGCAAGCTCCGCTGGAGCGGCGCGCGCCGGCCGGATGACTACCCCTCGCTCAGCGAGCTTGGCCTGTAA
- a CDS encoding MarR family winged helix-turn-helix transcriptional regulator: MAASNSSSSLVDDPAVSGFVALMTISGQAQQLLKARMQDTTLAGLGPLHMHALCLCQQQPGAPQQALVQALGRDKGQMARLIRDLEDHGLLTRNTDERDRRVWRLYLTPEGATRSAWFSALEAQVAQDLMGHLSPEDSAQLNRMLHSVQAQLNGLGSEA; encoded by the coding sequence ATGGCCGCTTCCAACTCCTCTTCCAGCCTTGTGGACGATCCCGCCGTTTCCGGCTTTGTGGCGCTGATGACGATCTCCGGGCAGGCGCAGCAGTTGCTCAAGGCGCGCATGCAGGACACCACCTTGGCGGGCCTGGGGCCCTTGCACATGCACGCGCTGTGCCTGTGTCAACAGCAGCCCGGTGCACCACAGCAAGCCCTGGTGCAGGCGCTGGGCCGCGACAAGGGCCAGATGGCGCGCCTGATCCGCGACTTGGAAGACCACGGCCTGCTCACCCGCAACACCGACGAGCGCGACCGCCGGGTCTGGCGCCTGTACCTGACACCAGAGGGGGCAACGCGCAGCGCCTGGTTCAGCGCGTTGGAAGCGCAAGTGGCCCAAGACCTGATGGGGCACCTGAGCCCGGAAGACAGCGCGCAACTGAACCGCATGCTTCACAGCGTGCAAGCGCAGCTGAATGGGCTGGGCAGCGAGGCTTGA
- a CDS encoding ABA4-like family protein: protein MAPDNAFEFVSTLALVGWTLLATAVACKPGVMRDRLLQMSGRFVPLLLCTCYVALLVQHWGSAPGGNFGSLEGVTTLFASPGKLVGGWVHFLAFDLWLGRWMVDDLEAKQRSRWLLLPCLPLTFLFGPAGLLLHCGLFAAPLPRAGLVEARGE, encoded by the coding sequence ATGGCACCTGACAACGCATTTGAATTCGTCAGCACCTTGGCACTGGTAGGGTGGACGCTGCTGGCCACCGCGGTCGCATGCAAACCTGGCGTCATGCGCGACAGACTTCTGCAAATGAGCGGACGGTTTGTGCCCTTGCTGCTGTGCACCTGCTATGTGGCTTTACTTGTACAACATTGGGGGAGTGCTCCCGGCGGCAACTTTGGCAGCCTGGAAGGTGTAACCACGCTTTTTGCATCGCCCGGTAAGCTCGTCGGCGGATGGGTTCACTTCTTGGCGTTTGACCTGTGGTTGGGCCGTTGGATGGTGGATGACCTGGAGGCAAAGCAGCGAAGTCGTTGGCTGCTGCTGCCCTGCCTGCCTCTTACCTTTTTATTCGGGCCCGCAGGCCTGCTGCTGCACTGCGGGCTGTTTGCTGCCCCGCTACCACGCGCCGGACTTGTCGAAGCCCGTGGTGAATGA
- a CDS encoding LysR family transcriptional regulator, whose amino-acid sequence MDRFHLMNVLVAVVDAQGFAGAARKLAISPPAVTRAVNELEAHLGLRLLTRTTRTVRVTDAGERYVQDCRRILAEMAEADDSVTGQHRAPRGRLTITAPVLFGCKFVTPIVREYLERYPEVNASCMFLDRVVNMVDEGLDVAIRIGELPDSSMQAIRVGQVRRVVCASPAYLKEHGIPLTPDDLHRHAIVSTSSLAPHLEWRFLQDGAPLSIRLQPRMSTTTNDSAIAAVVDGFGLTRRLSYQVAEDLRARKLKTVLADYEPEPVPIHVVHREGRQAAQRVRAFIDLAVERLRSDPSLN is encoded by the coding sequence ATGGACCGCTTTCACCTGATGAATGTGCTGGTGGCCGTGGTGGACGCCCAAGGCTTTGCCGGGGCAGCGCGCAAACTGGCCATTTCGCCGCCTGCCGTCACGCGGGCGGTGAACGAGCTGGAAGCCCACCTGGGCTTGCGCCTGCTGACGCGCACTACCCGAACAGTGCGGGTGACGGATGCGGGCGAACGCTATGTGCAGGACTGCCGGCGCATCCTGGCGGAAATGGCGGAGGCGGACGATTCCGTCACCGGCCAGCACCGCGCGCCGCGGGGGCGGCTGACCATCACTGCACCGGTGTTGTTCGGATGCAAGTTTGTGACGCCCATCGTGCGTGAATACTTGGAGCGCTATCCGGAGGTGAACGCGTCCTGCATGTTCCTGGACCGTGTGGTGAACATGGTGGACGAAGGGCTGGACGTGGCCATCCGCATCGGCGAGTTGCCAGACTCCAGCATGCAGGCCATTCGCGTGGGCCAGGTGCGTCGGGTGGTGTGTGCGTCACCGGCATACCTCAAGGAACACGGCATTCCGCTCACTCCGGATGATTTGCACCGGCACGCCATCGTCTCCACCAGCAGTCTGGCGCCCCATCTGGAGTGGCGTTTTCTGCAAGACGGGGCTCCGCTCTCCATTCGCCTTCAGCCGCGCATGAGCACTACCACCAACGACTCCGCCATTGCTGCGGTGGTGGATGGATTCGGGCTGACGCGCAGGCTGTCGTACCAGGTCGCGGAGGACTTGCGTGCGCGCAAGCTCAAAACCGTGCTGGCTGACTATGAGCCCGAACCGGTCCCCATCCATGTGGTGCACCGCGAGGGGCGACAAGCCGCACAGCGGGTGCGGGCTTTTATCGACTTGGCTGTTGAGCGACTGCGCAGCGATCCGTCGCTGAATTGA
- a CDS encoding pyridoxamine 5'-phosphate oxidase family protein, which translates to MSANRTYISDVAFTPAVKAIQARKGSRHGYARMEQAGGWQATISDELADFIAAQTSVFLATVNAQGQPYIQHRGGPAGFLKVLDAHTIAFVDFAGNKQYISSGNLSENPKAHLFLMDYAHRQRIKIWGEARVVEGDDALIARLMPEGYAARPEQVILFTVAAWDSNCPQHIPVRFEAADVAAALDARDARIKALELEVQTLRAREAG; encoded by the coding sequence ATGTCCGCCAACCGCACCTACATCAGTGACGTTGCCTTTACCCCCGCGGTCAAAGCCATCCAGGCCCGCAAAGGCTCCCGCCACGGCTATGCCCGCATGGAGCAAGCGGGTGGCTGGCAGGCCACCATCAGCGATGAACTGGCCGACTTTATTGCCGCGCAAACCAGCGTCTTTCTGGCAACCGTGAACGCCCAAGGCCAGCCCTACATCCAACACCGGGGTGGCCCGGCGGGTTTTCTCAAAGTGCTGGACGCGCACACCATCGCGTTTGTGGACTTTGCCGGCAACAAGCAATACATCAGCAGTGGCAATCTGTCAGAGAACCCCAAGGCGCATCTGTTTTTGATGGACTACGCCCACCGCCAGCGCATCAAGATCTGGGGCGAGGCGCGGGTGGTGGAGGGTGACGACGCACTCATAGCCCGCCTCATGCCCGAAGGCTACGCGGCGCGGCCCGAGCAAGTCATCCTCTTTACCGTAGCCGCGTGGGATTCCAACTGCCCGCAGCACATTCCGGTGCGCTTTGAGGCAGCCGACGTTGCCGCCGCGCTGGACGCCCGCGATGCGCGCATCAAGGCATTGGAGCTGGAAGTGCAAACTTTGCGCGCGAGGGAAGCGGGGTAA
- a CDS encoding PLP-dependent aminotransferase family protein, whose product MDYQLLFSTYTAVPAHARWSRQRQLHECLRSAIRSGTLGSGARLPATRTLAHDLGVSRNTVLYAYDQLATEGFVLPDRRGTVVAGAAARTALPAPAATPLRVGLSRRALAVPTRDAPETPAAFAPGVPALKEFPATLWRRLLDRAWKSLRTEQLNYAPHTGEPALREAIANHLRVARGARLDASQVFITDGTQNSLDLCAQAFADAGDKVWIESPGYLGALAAFKAAQLRPVGIVVDGEGMAPTAADWQRHPPKLIYVTPSHQYPTGSVLSLQRRLDLIANARAAQALIIEDDYDSEFRHDGPPLSCMQGLEVDAPVLYLGTFSKTMFPALRLGFVVVPAALVEPLSALLARTAPRGRAADQLALAEFMQSGQFSLHLRRMRRLYRQRRDALVAALEQQLGDVADVYGGSAGMHLALRLRNPQADDAAMSKQLLSMGVVAPALSPQAVGQRVQPWRGFLLGYAQVPVERMPELVGQLAKVVKS is encoded by the coding sequence GTGGACTACCAACTGCTGTTCTCCACCTACACCGCTGTGCCGGCGCATGCCCGCTGGTCGCGCCAGCGGCAGTTGCACGAGTGTTTGCGCAGTGCCATCCGCAGCGGTACGTTGGGTAGCGGCGCGCGCTTGCCGGCCACGCGCACGTTGGCCCACGACCTGGGAGTGTCGCGCAACACCGTGCTCTACGCCTACGACCAGCTGGCTACTGAGGGCTTTGTGCTGCCCGACCGGCGTGGCACCGTGGTGGCTGGTGCCGCTGCCCGAACTGCCCTGCCTGCGCCTGCGGCCACGCCGCTGCGCGTGGGCCTGTCGCGCCGCGCTCTGGCTGTGCCCACGCGCGATGCACCGGAGACGCCGGCTGCCTTTGCACCCGGCGTGCCCGCACTCAAGGAATTTCCGGCCACTCTGTGGCGGCGCCTGCTGGACCGCGCCTGGAAGAGCCTGCGCACCGAGCAACTGAACTACGCGCCCCACACCGGCGAGCCTGCGCTGCGCGAGGCCATTGCCAACCACCTGCGTGTGGCCCGTGGCGCGCGGCTGGATGCGAGCCAGGTGTTCATTACCGATGGCACACAAAACAGCCTGGACCTGTGCGCCCAGGCCTTTGCCGATGCGGGCGACAAGGTGTGGATAGAGAGCCCCGGCTACCTGGGCGCGTTGGCCGCCTTCAAGGCTGCGCAGCTCAGGCCGGTAGGCATCGTGGTGGATGGCGAGGGCATGGCACCCACTGCCGCCGACTGGCAGCGCCACCCGCCCAAACTGATTTACGTGACGCCCTCGCACCAGTACCCCACGGGCAGCGTACTGAGCTTGCAGCGGCGGTTGGACCTGATAGCCAACGCGCGGGCTGCGCAGGCGCTGATCATTGAAGACGATTACGACAGCGAGTTCCGCCATGACGGGCCGCCGCTCTCGTGCATGCAGGGCCTGGAGGTGGATGCGCCGGTGCTCTACCTGGGTACCTTCAGCAAGACCATGTTCCCGGCGTTGCGGCTGGGCTTTGTGGTGGTGCCGGCTGCGCTGGTGGAGCCACTGAGTGCCCTTTTGGCCCGCACTGCGCCACGCGGGCGCGCGGCGGACCAACTGGCGCTGGCCGAGTTTATGCAGAGCGGGCAGTTCAGCCTGCACCTTCGGCGCATGCGCCGCCTCTACCGCCAGCGGCGCGATGCGCTGGTGGCCGCGCTGGAGCAGCAACTGGGCGACGTGGCCGATGTGTACGGTGGCTCGGCCGGCATGCACCTGGCCTTGCGCCTGCGCAACCCCCAAGCGGACGACGCCGCCATGAGCAAGCAACTCCTCTCAATGGGCGTGGTCGCCCCCGCCCTGAGTCCCCAAGCTGTGGGCCAACGCGTGCAGCCTTGGCGCGGCTTTTTGCTGGGCTACGCGCAGGTGCCGGTGGAGCGGATGCCCGAGCTCGTTGGGCAGCTGGCCAAGGTGGTGAAGAGCTAA
- a CDS encoding dienelactone hydrolase family protein, whose amino-acid sequence MGTMVTFTRPDGKTVQGYLAEPTASQSTSNAPAVVVIQEWWGLNDQIKGVADRLATAGYQALVPDLYRGKATVEAEEAHHLMTGLDFGDAASQDIRGAVQFLKARASKVGLTGFCMGGALTLLGATQAPELDAVAVWYGCPPLDYIDASKIKTPLLGHWATQDEFFKIDVVDGLEAKLTAAGVGYEFHRYLAHHAFANETAVGPHRTPATQYDPVWAQQAWDRTLRFFGKHLG is encoded by the coding sequence ATGGGAACCATGGTCACATTCACCCGCCCTGATGGCAAAACCGTACAGGGCTACCTGGCCGAACCAACAGCGTCACAGTCAACCAGCAACGCACCTGCCGTCGTTGTCATTCAGGAGTGGTGGGGCCTGAACGACCAGATCAAAGGCGTGGCCGACCGCCTGGCCACCGCCGGCTACCAAGCCCTGGTGCCTGACCTCTACCGCGGCAAAGCCACCGTCGAGGCAGAAGAAGCCCACCACCTCATGACCGGTCTGGACTTCGGCGACGCCGCCAGCCAGGACATACGCGGTGCGGTGCAGTTTCTCAAAGCCCGCGCATCCAAGGTCGGCCTCACCGGCTTTTGCATGGGCGGCGCGCTCACCCTGCTGGGTGCTACGCAAGCTCCTGAGCTGGATGCCGTAGCCGTCTGGTACGGCTGCCCGCCGCTGGACTACATCGACGCCAGCAAAATCAAAACGCCCCTGCTCGGCCACTGGGCCACGCAAGACGAGTTCTTCAAGATCGATGTGGTCGATGGCCTGGAAGCCAAGCTCACCGCCGCTGGCGTGGGCTACGAGTTCCATCGCTACCTGGCCCACCACGCCTTCGCCAACGAAACCGCCGTCGGCCCACACCGCACTCCTGCCACGCAGTACGACCCCGTGTGGGCCCAACAAGCGTGGGACCGTACCCTGCGCTTCTTCGGCAAGCACTTGGGCTGA
- a CDS encoding carboxymuconolactone decarboxylase family protein: MSRISIPTVEQSVEASKPLLAAVHKSLGVTPNLMKLVGHSPAALEGYLSLNGAVGKGKLTAQLRERIALAVAEFNGCDYCLSAHDYLGANVAKLSRAELNAARDGHSEDAQVEAALRFALQVAQARGRVSDAQLAAVRLAGFDEAAIIEIVVNVSLNVLTNYVNNVAETDIDFPQVHAKLAA, translated from the coding sequence ATGTCCCGTATCAGCATCCCCACCGTCGAACAATCTGTCGAAGCTTCCAAGCCCCTGCTGGCTGCTGTGCACAAGTCCCTCGGTGTCACGCCCAACCTGATGAAGCTCGTGGGCCACAGCCCCGCCGCGCTGGAGGGCTACTTGTCTCTCAATGGCGCGGTAGGCAAAGGCAAGCTGACAGCACAGCTGCGTGAACGCATTGCGCTCGCCGTGGCTGAATTCAACGGCTGTGACTACTGCCTCTCTGCGCACGACTACCTGGGTGCCAACGTCGCCAAACTCAGCCGTGCCGAGCTCAATGCCGCCCGCGACGGCCACTCCGAAGACGCCCAGGTGGAAGCCGCCCTGCGCTTCGCACTGCAAGTGGCCCAAGCCCGAGGCCGCGTGTCTGACGCCCAGTTGGCTGCCGTGCGTTTGGCTGGCTTTGACGAAGCCGCCATCATCGAGATCGTGGTCAATGTGTCACTCAACGTGCTGACCAACTACGTCAACAACGTGGCCGAGACGGACATCGACTTCCCGCAAGTCCATGCCAAGCTGGCTGCCTGA
- a CDS encoding pyridoxamine 5'-phosphate oxidase family protein: protein MTAPTHLPAPPSDRTRIRRIAENADYHRSTLHAVLDAAYVCQIAFVDDKGTHCIPTACWREGEHLYIHGSNGGRLIKLLAKGTQACVTVTHIDGLVLARSAFNHSMNYRSAMVYGQFEKVNDKASALDTFMRHLAPGREQQARPGSAKELAATTVMRISLEEAACKVRSGGPNDDAEDMNLPVWAGVLPMRSQRMAPVPDALSSAPAPDYVQHWAN, encoded by the coding sequence ATGACCGCACCCACCCACCTGCCCGCCCCACCCAGCGACCGCACCCGCATCCGCCGCATTGCCGAAAACGCTGATTACCACCGAAGCACCCTGCACGCCGTGCTGGACGCAGCCTATGTGTGCCAAATCGCGTTTGTGGACGACAAGGGCACCCACTGCATCCCCACCGCCTGCTGGCGCGAGGGCGAGCACCTCTACATCCACGGCTCCAACGGCGGGCGGCTCATCAAGCTGCTGGCCAAGGGCACGCAAGCCTGCGTGACGGTGACACATATCGACGGCCTGGTGCTCGCGCGCTCGGCGTTCAACCATTCGATGAACTACCGCTCGGCCATGGTGTACGGCCAGTTTGAAAAGGTGAACGACAAGGCCTCCGCGCTGGACACCTTCATGCGCCACCTGGCCCCCGGCCGCGAGCAGCAAGCACGCCCCGGCAGCGCCAAAGAGCTGGCCGCCACCACGGTGATGCGTATCAGCCTAGAAGAGGCAGCCTGCAAAGTGCGCAGCGGTGGCCCGAATGACGACGCTGAAGATATGAACCTGCCGGTGTGGGCCGGCGTGCTGCCCATGCGCAGCCAACGCATGGCGCCGGTGCCCGACGCGCTGAGCAGCGCGCCCGCACCGGACTACGTGCAACACTGGGCAAACTAG
- a CDS encoding VOC family protein, whose amino-acid sequence MFSHVMVGVNDIDASKRFYDAVLGTLGIKPGIHNNNGVVDRYFYRTPTGSFGITQPLNGQPATAANGGTIGFTMASPEQADAFHAAGIANGGTTCEDPPGWREGSVGKLYLAYLRDPDGHKLCALYRPPKV is encoded by the coding sequence ATGTTCAGTCATGTCATGGTCGGTGTGAACGACATCGATGCATCCAAGCGCTTTTACGACGCCGTCTTGGGCACCTTGGGCATCAAGCCCGGCATCCACAACAACAACGGCGTGGTGGACCGCTACTTCTACCGCACGCCCACCGGCAGCTTCGGCATTACCCAGCCACTGAATGGCCAACCAGCCACCGCCGCCAACGGTGGCACCATTGGCTTCACCATGGCGTCCCCCGAGCAAGCCGATGCGTTTCACGCTGCAGGCATTGCCAACGGCGGCACCACCTGCGAAGACCCGCCCGGCTGGCGCGAGGGCTCGGTCGGCAAGCTCTACCTGGCCTACCTGCGCGACCCGGACGGCCACAAGCTCTGCGCCTTGTACCGCCCGCCCAAGGTGTAA